CCAGACGCCGCAGTCGATGATGCAGGCCAGCCCGGCCAAGTGGCACCGGGCCCACACCACCTGGTTCTTCGAGGAGTTCGTCCTCGGCAGCGACCCCGGGTACCGGCCGCGCAACCCGGCCTTCCGGTACCTCTTCAACAGCTACTACGAGGCCGTCGGGGAGCGACACCCGCGAGCCGCCCGCGGCCAGGTGACCCGCCCCGGGGTCGACGAGGTCGCCGCCTACCGCGAGGACGTCGAGCGGCAGGTCGCCGACCGGCTCGCCGCGGGCAGCCTCGACGACGCGGCGCTCGACCTCGTGGAGCTGGGCTGCCACCACGAGGAGCAGCACCAGGAGCTGCTGCTGATGGACCTCAAGCACCTCCTGTCCGGCAACGTCCTGCAGCCGTCCTACGTCGACCGGTCGCCCGATCCGGACCCCGGCGCCGGACCCGACCCCCTTCGCTGGACGCACCTCCCCGGCGGGCTCACCCAGGTCGGCGACGACGGCCGCGGGTTCGCCTTCGACAACGAGCGTCCCCGCCACCGGGTGTGGCTCGAGGACGTGGAGGTCGCCGGCAGGCAGGTGACCAACGCCGAGTGGATGGAGTTCATCGCCGACGGTGGCTACCGCGATCCCCAGCTGTGGCTGTCGGACGGGTGGGCGACGCTGCAGGCGACCGGCTGGGACGCCCCCGGCTACTGGCGCCGGGACGAGGACGGGTGGACGACGTTCACCCTCTCGGGTCGCCGCCCCGTCGTCGCGGCCGAGCCGGTCTGCCACATCTCGTACTTCGAGGCCGACGCCTTCGCGCGGTGGGCCGGGTACCGCCTGCCCACCGAGCAGGAGTGGGAGGCCTTCGCCGCCAGCGGCGACCAGGTGCGCGGCGAGCTGCTCGACCCCGAGCGGTGCCACCCGGCAGCCGCCCGCGAGATCACGCTCGGCAACGTGTGGGAGTGGACGGCCAGCGCCTACCTGCCCTACCCCGGCTTCGAGACGGCACCCGGCGCGGTGGGCGAGTACAACGGCAAGTTCATGAACGACCAGCACGTGCTGCGCGGTGCGTGCGCCATCACGCCGCCGGAGCACCCGCGGATCACGTACCGCAACTTCTTCCCGGCGGACTCGCGCTGGGTCTTCTCCGGTCTGCGGCTCGCCCGGTGAGCCGGGAGCAGCTCGAGGCCGACCTGCGCGCCGGCCTGTGGTCGCCGCCGCCGTCGCTGCCGCCGCGGTGGTTCTACGACGAGCGCGGCAGCCGCCTCTTCGACGAGATCACCGGCCTGCCGGAGTACTACCCCACCCGGGCCGAGCACGAGATCCTGGCGCGTCGCAGCGCGGAGATCATCGAGATCACCGGTGCCCGCGCCGTCGACGAGCTCGGTGCCGGCTCCTCGACGAAGACCCGGGTCCTCCTCGATGCGCTGACCACCGGTGACCGGCAGGCGGTGTACGCACCGCTGGACATCAGCGGCGAGGTGCTCCTGGAGACCGCCGACCGGTTGCGAGCGGAGTACCCGACGCTGACCGTCGCGCCGGCCGTGGCCGACTTCCACCACCTGCCCTCGCTCGCCGGGGAGCCGGGCAGGCGTCTGCTGCTCTTCCTCGGCGGGACCATCGGCAACTTCACCGGTCCCGAGCGCTCGGACTTCCTGGCGATGGTGCGCGGTGCACTCGTCCCGGGGGACCACTTCCTCCTCGGCGCGGACCTGGTGAAGGACCCGGCTCGGTTGGTCGCCGCCTACGACGACGCCGCCGGCGTCACCGCACAGTTCAACCTCAACCTCATCGACGTCATCAACCGGGAGGCCCCGGTCACCGGGCTGCACCGGGAGGACTTCGAGCACGTGGCGCTGTGGGACGAGGACGCGCTGCACATCGAGATGCGCCTGCAAGCCGTCCGTGACGTCGAGGCGGACTTCACCGGTATCGGCCGTCGGTGGCGGCTGGCGAAGGGGGAGCACCTGCGGACCGAGATCTCCCGCAAGTTCCACCTCGATGCGCTGCACGCCGAGCTGGCGGACCACGGGTTGGCGACGGCGACGGTCGCCGGGTGGACCGACGAGGCGGGCGACTTCTCGCTCACTCTCGCCCGCGCCACCTGAGGGCGCAGTGCGCTGGTCGAGGGGTCAGGCCGTGGGCGGGACCGGACCCTCGGCGCTCGTCTCCACGACGTCCGCACCGGCAGCGGGTGGCATCCCGGCCGCGACCGCACCGGCCGGCGGCGCGGCGAAGTCGTCCACGGTGCCCGGGGCCCGGTCCGTCCCGGGGAAGCGGCGCAGGTCGAGCGTGACCGGGAAGTCGGTCACGGCCGGGCCGAGGCTCGCGAGCGGGTCCGGCAGCGCGGCGACGTCGACCGGTCCCGGGGTGTGGCCGCCGACGACGAAGCGCGCCGCACGGCGGGACTCGGCCGCCGCCGCGTTGACCGGGAAGCTGCTGTAGGAGATCCCGCCCGGGTGCGTCACGTGGTGCGTGAAGCCGCCGAGCGAGCGCCCGGACCACCGGTCGACGAGGTCGAAGACGAGGGGGCCGTGCACGCCGATCGTCGGGTGCAGCGCGGACGGCGGCGCCCACGCGCGGAAACGGACCCCACCGACGAAGGCGCCGGTGCTCCCCTTCGCCCCGACCGGACCGCCCCAGCCCTGCTCGGCCACCGGGACCATCGGCACCGGGACGCCGTTGCACGTGACGACGTGCCGCCCCTCGACGAGGCCGACGGCGCGGACCTGGACCTTCTCCACGGAGGAGTCGACGTAGCGGGCGGTACCGGACTGGCTGACCTCGTCGCCGAGGACGTGCCACGGCTCGATCGCGCTGCGCAGTCCCAGCTCGACCCCGCCGACGACCGTGTCCCCGAGCCGCGGGAAGCGGAACTCGAGGAAGGAGTCGAACCACGCCGGGTCGAGCTGCCCCACGCCCTGCGACCCCAGGTAGCGGTTGACGTCGTCGATGACGTCCCGCAGGTCGGCGGCGACGAAGGCCGGCAGCAGGTATCGGTCGTGCAGGCGGGTGCCCCAGTGCACGAGCGGGGCGGAGTAGGGCTCGTCCCAGAACTTCGCGACGAGCGAGCGCACGAGCAGCGCCTGCAGCAACGCCATCCGCGGGTGCGGGGGCATCTCGAAGCCGCGCATCTCGAGCAGCCCGAGACGCCCGCGCTCGCTGCCGGGGGCGAAGAGCTTGTCGATGCAGAACTCCGCGCGGTGGGTGTTGCCGGTGATGTCGGTGAGCAGGTGTCGCAGCAGGCGGTCCACCAGCCACGGCCGGGTGTGCCGCTTGACGTAGTGGTCCCCGGTCAGCGGCTCGGTGATGTCCTGCGCGTCGTGCTCCATCGCCAGCACGTGGTCCATCTGGGCGAAGGCGATCTCGAGCTCGTAGAGCGTGTCGGAGCGGCCCTCGTCCACGCGCGGCGCCTGCGACGTCGGCCCGACGAAGCGCCCGGAGAAGAGGTAGCTCAGCGCCGGGTGGTGCTGCCAGTAGGTCACGAGCGAGCGCAGCAGGTCGGGGCGGCGCAGCAGCGGGCTGTCGGCGGGGGTGCGACCGCCGAGGGTCAGGTGGTTGCCACCGCCGGTGCCGGTGTGCGAGCCGTCGACGTCGAACTTCTCGCTCGCCAGGTGGATCTGCCGGGCGTGCTCGTGCACGGACTCGGTCTGCTCGACGAGCTCGGTCCACGAGGAGGTGGGGGAGACGTTGACCTCGATGACGCCGGGGTCGGGCGTGATGGACATGGTGCGCACCCGCTCGTCACCGGGCGGTGGGTAGCCCTCGAGGACGACCGGCTGTCCGAGCTCGGTCGCGGCGCCCTCGACGGCCGCGATGAGCCCGACGGCGTCCTCGAGATCCTCGAGCGGCGGCAGGAAGACGAAGAGGTGTCCGTCGCGGTGCTCCACGGCCAGCGCGGTGCGCGGCGCCTCCTCGATCGGGATCACCTGCGCGGGAGCTCGCAACTGCCTGGGCTCCTGCGTGCTGGCTGCCCCCTCACCCTGCAACTGCTTAGGCTCTTGCGAATTGAATGCCCCCTCACCCTGCAACTGCTTGGGCTCCTGCGAAGGGGGGACGGCGGCCGGCAGCGCTCCGCGCGGGGCGAAGGGGGATCGCTGCGGCGTGATCGGCCCCTCGCCCCACGCGATGGAGCCGAGCGGCAGACGCAGTCCCGCCGGTGAGTCACCCGGGACGAGGGCGAGGAAGCCGCGGCGGGTGCGCCAGGTCGTCGTCGCCCAGCCCTCGCCGTCGGGTGCGGGGAAGACCGGCAGCACCCAGGCAGCCGGCGTGTCCGCGTCGACGGCCTCGTCCACCCCGGCCACGTGGGCGGCCCGGGCCCGCTCGTCGGCCAGCTCGGGGGAGTCGGGGGGCAGGTCGCCGGCGGTGGGCCCCTCGCCGGCCGGCAGGCGCGCCTCCGTGACGAGTCGCTGGAGCGGGTCCTCGACGGCCGGGGCGAGGTGCGCGACGTCGATCCCGAGCCGGCGGGAGATCGCGACGGCGAGGTCGCGGGCGGCGCCGACGGCCTCGGGGGAGCCGGACTCGAGGCGGGCCTCCCCCCACGGGTCGTCGAGCAGGTCGGGGTCGCTCCACAGCGGCTGGCCGTCGGTGCGGTCGGCGAGCATGATCTGCCAGCGGGGCAGGGGCTCACCCGGGTACCACTTGCCCTGGCCGTGGTGGCGCAGCGTGCCGGGAGAGGACAGCCGGCGCGCGAGCGCCATGGCCAGCCCGCGCTTCTGCTCGCCGTCGGCCGCGGTGTGCCACTGCGGGTCGGTCGTCCCGCCGGCCGCGACGAAGGTCGGCTCGCCGCCCATGGTCAGGCGGACGTCCCCCTTCGCCAGCAGGCCGTCGACCGCCTCGCCCACCGCGGTGATCCGGGACCACTGCTCCTCGTCGACCGGCTTGGTGACGCGCGGGTCCTCCGCGAGGCGGGTGACGGTGTTGGCGAAGTCGAAGTCGACGCCGACGGGGCCGGTGGCGCCGCTGATCGGAGCGGCGGAGGAGGGGTGCGGAGTGCACGAGAGGGGGATGTGCCCCTCGCCGCAGAGCAGCCCGGACGTCGCGTCGAGGCCGACCCAGCCCGCGCCGGGGACGTAGACCTCGGCCCACGCGTGCAGGTCGGTGAAGTCCTCCGCCGGCCCGCTGGGGCCGTCGACCGCGGCCTGGTCGGTGCTCAGCTGCACGAGGTACCCGGAGACGAAGCGCGCGGCCAGCCCGAGGTGGCGCAGCGCCGCGACGAGGAGCCACGCGCTGTCGCGGCACGAGCCGATGCCTCGGTCGAGGGTGTGCGCGGGAGTCTGCACGCCGGCCTCGAGGCGGACGGTGTAGTCGACGCTCTCGCGGATGGCGCGGTTGAGGCCGACGAGGAACCCGACGATCGGGGTGCCGGCGCCCACGGCCGCGTCCCGGGGTGCGGTCAGGAGCGAGGGCATCCGCTCCTCGAGCCAGGCGACGACGTCGGGGGACGTGGCGGCGCCCCCGCGACCCCCTTCGTCGCCCACGGGGTGGAGGTACGGGGCGAGGTCGCCGCGCAGCTGCTCCGGGTAGGCGAAGGGGAAGGTGGCCGCCCAGTCCTCGACGAAGAAGTCGAAGGGGTTGATGACCGTCATGTCCGCGAGCAGGTCGACGGTGACCTCGAGGTGGTCGACCTTGTCCGGGAAGACGACGCGCGCCAGCCAGTTGCCGAAGGGGTCCTGCTGCCAGTTGACGAAGTGGTTCTCCGGCTCGATGCGCAGCGAGTAGCTCGGGACCGGCGTGCGCGCGTGCGGCGCCGGGCGCAGCCGGATCGTGTGCGGATAGACCTGCACGGGCTCGCTGAAGCGATAGCTCGTGCGGTGCTCGAGGGCCACGCGGATGGTCACCCGCCCACTGTAGGCGCGGGTGGGGTGCCGGATGGCGGGGCGAGGGGCCCCGTCGGAGACAATGCGGGGATGACCACCGTCCCGACCACGCCCGTCTGGCGCCTGCCCGGGATGCTAATCCTGCTCGTGGCGACGGTCGCCGGCTTCAGCGGCTTCTCGGCGCTCATGCCGGTCGCGCCGCTCTGGGCCGCCCAGGGGGGCGCGGACTCGGCCGGGGTCGGGGCCGTCAACGGCGTCCTCATGCTCTTCACGGTGCTCACCCAGCCCTTCGTCCCCGTCGCGGTGCGACGGTGGGGGTGGGGGCCGGTCATGGCGGCCGGTCAGCTGCTGCTCGGCCTGCCCGCGCTGCTCCACCTCGTCGCCGACGAGCTGTCGTGGGTCCTCCTCCTCGCGGCCGTGCGCGGTCTCGGCTTCGGGATCCTCACCGTCACCGGCAGCGCCGCCGTGGCGAACCTCGTCGACCCGAGCCGGCGCGGTCAGGCGGTCGGCGTGTACGGGCTGGCCATCGCGGCGCCGCAGGTGGTCTTCATGCCGATCGGCCCGTGGCTGGCGCAGGAGATCGGCTTCTGGCTGGTCTTCGCGGCCGGGGCGCTGCCGGTCATCGGCGCCGTCCCCGCGTGGCTCGCCGGCCGGTCCCTCGTCGTCGAGCCCGATGACTCGCCCGTGACGCACTCGCGGGCGCAGGTCCACCGCTCGCTCGTGCGCGCGATGCTCCTGCTGCTGGGCGTCACCCTCGCCGGCGGTGCGCTCATCACCTTCTCCAGCGACCTCGCCGGCGCGGCCTGGCTCGCGACCGTGGCGCTGCTCGTGCTCACCGGCGCCGCCGCCGTGACCCGGTGGAAGATGGGCGCGCTCGCCGACATCTACGGGACCCGGCCCTTCCTGTGGCCACTCGTGCTCGTCACGAGCACCGGGCTCGTCCTCGTCGCGGTGTCGCTCACGCGGGACGGGGCACCGGCTGCGGCCCTGCTCCTGCTCGGCGTCCTGTGCGTCGGGATCTCCTACGGTGCGTTGCAGAACCTCACCCTGCTGCTCGCCTTCGCCTCCGTCTCGCGGCGTGACTACGGCACGGCGAGCGCGGTGTGGAATGTCGGCTTCGACGCCGGCACCGGGCTCGGCTCGGTCCTCGTCGGTGCGATCGCCGCCGGGGCGTCGCTCACGGAGGCGCTGCTCGTGGCCGCGGTGCTGTCCCTGGCCACCCTGCCCCTGGCGCTGGTGCGGGGACGCCCCGCAACTGCCTAGGCTCCTGCGCGGTCTGGTGCGCAACTGCCTAGGCTCCTGCGCGGTCTGGTGCGCAACTGCCTAGGCTCCTGCGCGGTCTGGTCCGCAACTGCTCAGGCTCCTGCGGGGCGAAGGGGGGAAGCGCCCCCCTTCGCCATGGGCTCAGTTGTGCGGCTGCCAGGTGCAGACGCACGCCCGGTTGCCGTCGGCATCGGCGAGGACCCACCAGGCGGGGGCGTACTCGTCGGTGACGAGCTGACCACCGGCCGCGACCACCGCGTCGACCCGCTCCTGCGCCACGTCGTGCGGCACGTACACGTCGAGGTGGAAGGGACCCCCGACGCCCGGCTCATCGGTCACCTGGAACCAGATCTCGGGCAGCTGGCCGTCCGGGCTCGGCAGGGAGGTGCTGTCGTGGGGGGCCGGTGCGTGACCGGTCAGGGCCGACCAGAAGTCGCGGATCCTGTCCGGGTCGGCCGTGTTGATGCCGACGGTCATCGCGGTGGGGACCTGCGGGGCGTGCTCGACCTCGCGGTCGTCCGCGAGCCGGGAGATCACGCCAGCGAGCTGGATGTCGCGCGAGGTGATCCCGCCCACGTCGTGGCTGACCATCCGCAGGCCGACCCAGCCGTAACGCAGGTCGATGTCGGGGTGGTGGTTGGCCTCGTCGGCGGCGGTGGCGATCTCGTCGACGAGCCGCAACGACTGGTCGAAGTCGTTGGTGATCAGGCGCGTGCACAGCATCCCGTTCACCTCGCGCCACCCGACGGGGGCCTGGTCGTTCACCTGCTGGCTGGTCAGGACCTGCTTGGCGTCATCGTTCATGTGACCCACGTTAGGCCGCTTTCGGGTTCACCCGCACTGGTACGGCTCGGTAGCCTCGCGGGATGACCGGCGCCGCGTTCTTCGATCTCGACCGCACCCTCCTGCCCAAGGCCTCGGGCCCGGCCCTGTCGGCCGCGATGCGGGAGACGGGTGTCGTGTCCGCGCGGCTGCCGGGGGAGGCGCTGCTCTTCGGCTACTTCAACCTCCTCGGGGAGTCCCTCGGGTCCATCGCCCTCGCCCGCCAGGCCGTGCTCGTGGCCAAGGGGCGTCCGGCCGA
Above is a window of Janibacter cremeus DNA encoding:
- the egtB gene encoding ergothioneine biosynthesis protein EgtB is translated as MTTTSTRPDVTRLLARFRDVRSRTDRLTRDLSPEDQTPQSMMQASPAKWHRAHTTWFFEEFVLGSDPGYRPRNPAFRYLFNSYYEAVGERHPRAARGQVTRPGVDEVAAYREDVERQVADRLAAGSLDDAALDLVELGCHHEEQHQELLLMDLKHLLSGNVLQPSYVDRSPDPDPGAGPDPLRWTHLPGGLTQVGDDGRGFAFDNERPRHRVWLEDVEVAGRQVTNAEWMEFIADGGYRDPQLWLSDGWATLQATGWDAPGYWRRDEDGWTTFTLSGRRPVVAAEPVCHISYFEADAFARWAGYRLPTEQEWEAFAASGDQVRGELLDPERCHPAAAREITLGNVWEWTASAYLPYPGFETAPGAVGEYNGKFMNDQHVLRGACAITPPEHPRITYRNFFPADSRWVFSGLRLAR
- the egtD gene encoding L-histidine N(alpha)-methyltransferase; this encodes MSREQLEADLRAGLWSPPPSLPPRWFYDERGSRLFDEITGLPEYYPTRAEHEILARRSAEIIEITGARAVDELGAGSSTKTRVLLDALTTGDRQAVYAPLDISGEVLLETADRLRAEYPTLTVAPAVADFHHLPSLAGEPGRRLLLFLGGTIGNFTGPERSDFLAMVRGALVPGDHFLLGADLVKDPARLVAAYDDAAGVTAQFNLNLIDVINREAPVTGLHREDFEHVALWDEDALHIEMRLQAVRDVEADFTGIGRRWRLAKGEHLRTEISRKFHLDALHAELADHGLATATVAGWTDEAGDFSLTLARAT
- a CDS encoding DUF2126 domain-containing protein, with amino-acid sequence MTIRVALEHRTSYRFSEPVQVYPHTIRLRPAPHARTPVPSYSLRIEPENHFVNWQQDPFGNWLARVVFPDKVDHLEVTVDLLADMTVINPFDFFVEDWAATFPFAYPEQLRGDLAPYLHPVGDEGGRGGAATSPDVVAWLEERMPSLLTAPRDAAVGAGTPIVGFLVGLNRAIRESVDYTVRLEAGVQTPAHTLDRGIGSCRDSAWLLVAALRHLGLAARFVSGYLVQLSTDQAAVDGPSGPAEDFTDLHAWAEVYVPGAGWVGLDATSGLLCGEGHIPLSCTPHPSSAAPISGATGPVGVDFDFANTVTRLAEDPRVTKPVDEEQWSRITAVGEAVDGLLAKGDVRLTMGGEPTFVAAGGTTDPQWHTAADGEQKRGLAMALARRLSSPGTLRHHGQGKWYPGEPLPRWQIMLADRTDGQPLWSDPDLLDDPWGEARLESGSPEAVGAARDLAVAISRRLGIDVAHLAPAVEDPLQRLVTEARLPAGEGPTAGDLPPDSPELADERARAAHVAGVDEAVDADTPAAWVLPVFPAPDGEGWATTTWRTRRGFLALVPGDSPAGLRLPLGSIAWGEGPITPQRSPFAPRGALPAAVPPSQEPKQLQGEGAFNSQEPKQLQGEGAASTQEPRQLRAPAQVIPIEEAPRTALAVEHRDGHLFVFLPPLEDLEDAVGLIAAVEGAATELGQPVVLEGYPPPGDERVRTMSITPDPGVIEVNVSPTSSWTELVEQTESVHEHARQIHLASEKFDVDGSHTGTGGGNHLTLGGRTPADSPLLRRPDLLRSLVTYWQHHPALSYLFSGRFVGPTSQAPRVDEGRSDTLYELEIAFAQMDHVLAMEHDAQDITEPLTGDHYVKRHTRPWLVDRLLRHLLTDITGNTHRAEFCIDKLFAPGSERGRLGLLEMRGFEMPPHPRMALLQALLVRSLVAKFWDEPYSAPLVHWGTRLHDRYLLPAFVAADLRDVIDDVNRYLGSQGVGQLDPAWFDSFLEFRFPRLGDTVVGGVELGLRSAIEPWHVLGDEVSQSGTARYVDSSVEKVQVRAVGLVEGRHVVTCNGVPVPMVPVAEQGWGGPVGAKGSTGAFVGGVRFRAWAPPSALHPTIGVHGPLVFDLVDRWSGRSLGGFTHHVTHPGGISYSSFPVNAAAAESRRAARFVVGGHTPGPVDVAALPDPLASLGPAVTDFPVTLDLRRFPGTDRAPGTVDDFAAPPAGAVAAGMPPAAGADVVETSAEGPVPPTA
- a CDS encoding MFS transporter, with product MTTVPTTPVWRLPGMLILLVATVAGFSGFSALMPVAPLWAAQGGADSAGVGAVNGVLMLFTVLTQPFVPVAVRRWGWGPVMAAGQLLLGLPALLHLVADELSWVLLLAAVRGLGFGILTVTGSAAVANLVDPSRRGQAVGVYGLAIAAPQVVFMPIGPWLAQEIGFWLVFAAGALPVIGAVPAWLAGRSLVVEPDDSPVTHSRAQVHRSLVRAMLLLLGVTLAGGALITFSSDLAGAAWLATVALLVLTGAAAVTRWKMGALADIYGTRPFLWPLVLVTSTGLVLVAVSLTRDGAPAAALLLLGVLCVGISYGALQNLTLLLAFASVSRRDYGTASAVWNVGFDAGTGLGSVLVGAIAAGASLTEALLVAAVLSLATLPLALVRGRPATA
- a CDS encoding VOC family protein; amino-acid sequence: MNDDAKQVLTSQQVNDQAPVGWREVNGMLCTRLITNDFDQSLRLVDEIATAADEANHHPDIDLRYGWVGLRMVSHDVGGITSRDIQLAGVISRLADDREVEHAPQVPTAMTVGINTADPDRIRDFWSALTGHAPAPHDSTSLPSPDGQLPEIWFQVTDEPGVGGPFHLDVYVPHDVAQERVDAVVAAGGQLVTDEYAPAWWVLADADGNRACVCTWQPHN